GACCTGCTGCGTGATGCCATGGCCAAGGCGCCGCCGAGCCCCAGGGAGCGGCTGTCGGCGTTCTTTCGCGGCTCGTTTTCTCCGGAGCTGCTGGACCCGCAACTGCTGGATGCATGGCTGGTATTCTGGGGCGCGGTCAAGACCGCCCCGGCGATCAACCAGGCCCACGAACACTCCTATGGCGAGTACCGCACCATCATGCGTTCGGCCTTGGTGGACATGGCCGGGGAGGAGGGCTGGAAGCGCTTCGATGCCGACCTGGCGGCCATTGCCCTGAGTGCCTTGCTCGACGGTTTGTGGCTGGAATCGGGGCTCAATCCCGGCACGTTCACCCCGGAGCAGGGTATCCAGATCTGTGAAGCCTGGGTCGATGGCTTGCAGGCGGGCGGGCGCAAGCGCTTCCAGAGCAAACCCTGAACTGACGATTCCGCGCCGCTTGGACGCAATGTCCGGGCCGGCATTCTCCCCTCGAAAAATATTTGCAGCTACCCGATTGCCTCCTTACTGAACACTCGTTTAGTATCGCCCCATGTCGCACCCCTCACGCCAATTAAAATAATTCGAGGATTCCATGACTACAGATCCGTCCGTG
This genomic window from Pseudomonas sp. Bout1 contains:
- a CDS encoding TetR family transcriptional regulator C-terminal domain-containing protein; the protein is MTQESRFSRMEPELRKANLVQATLVCLKRDGFQGASIRKISAEAGVSVGLISHHYSGKDELVAEAYRSITRQVMDLLRDAMAKAPPSPRERLSAFFRGSFSPELLDPQLLDAWLVFWGAVKTAPAINQAHEHSYGEYRTIMRSALVDMAGEEGWKRFDADLAAIALSALLDGLWLESGLNPGTFTPEQGIQICEAWVDGLQAGGRKRFQSKP